A single region of the Bacteroidales bacterium genome encodes:
- a CDS encoding polysaccharide deacetylase family protein: MWYIILFFVVVVFPVLYLHRRKVLRNALRIFMYHHIGKSEDESCGSFFVSDELFARQIDLLLAEGYHPVSLSEVEDSYISKKKLPERSVLLTFDDGYLNNYTYAYPMILEKKIPITIFLTTGEIGTKDGMLSWDQVQEMYRSSLVDFSSHGVNHQRLRRLGDQEALSELTVSKTQMEGQLKKTVRSFCYPYGSFDQRTRKLVFQAGYLMDFGTRKGVNHWPWKGNRPLLRAHVMRTDQLKHFRNQLATGYKNGPATWIFR, encoded by the coding sequence ATGTGGTACATCATTTTATTTTTCGTGGTGGTCGTTTTCCCGGTTTTGTATCTACACAGAAGAAAGGTATTGAGAAATGCGCTCCGTATATTTATGTACCATCATATAGGAAAATCAGAAGACGAAAGTTGCGGTTCTTTTTTTGTCAGTGATGAACTTTTTGCCCGGCAAATCGACTTATTACTGGCTGAAGGGTATCATCCGGTATCATTGTCCGAAGTCGAGGATAGTTATATAAGCAAAAAGAAATTACCGGAACGTTCTGTTCTATTGACATTTGACGATGGGTACCTGAATAATTATACCTATGCATATCCGATGATACTGGAAAAGAAAATTCCCATCACTATTTTCTTGACTACCGGAGAAATAGGAACGAAAGACGGAATGCTTTCGTGGGACCAGGTACAGGAAATGTACAGGAGTAGCCTGGTTGATTTCTCATCGCATGGTGTGAATCATCAACGTTTGCGCAGGCTTGGCGACCAGGAGGCTCTCTCCGAATTAACCGTATCTAAAACGCAAATGGAAGGGCAACTAAAAAAAACAGTCAGGAGTTTTTGCTATCCATACGGTTCTTTCGACCAGCGAACAAGGAAACTAGTTTTTCAGGCCGGTTATCTGATGGATTTTGGAACAAGGAAAGGCGTCAATCATTGGCCATGGAAAGGGAATCGTCCTTTATTGAGGGCGCATGTGATGCGTACGGACCAATTAAAACATTTCCGGAACCAGCTTGCCACAGGCTACAAGAATGGTCCGGCAACATGGATATTCAGATAA